One window of the Dreissena polymorpha isolate Duluth1 chromosome 5, UMN_Dpol_1.0, whole genome shotgun sequence genome contains the following:
- the LOC127882202 gene encoding uncharacterized protein LOC127882202 — protein MSLYKCVWVFVLASATVKGIVYLGCYMDNTTKRVLPHALADERTNNTPGDCARRCSNYRYAGVEYWWECFCGNILNANEVPEEKCSLPCPGNNRIKCGGFSRISIYTNWECGPPPTIANGNATLRNSSHIAYGSIADVYCDSGFISKPTITCLSNTSWEKATCEQQALYIGVGVAVGLVCAVGAVIVIIVLRRRGSFACKKGKNTDTNDTSTVGSLTLAIRSHGNEGENNKYCVQSVEGNVDHYNSADEPNEGNRDTDHYYSNEVTEQTYDRMKDGNDEYDLTTNTVSSEFDTRKRENIYNKLKTDQHGDYDHFARSEHNMSRTGNDYDTTYLASKNDGIGDYNHVVSATIERVNCTKDREQGGYDFLHGIKTKLPPCDDTDYAHTKI, from the exons ATGTCGCTTTACAAATGTGTGTGGGTTTTTGTACTGGCTAGCGCAACGGTGAAAG GTATTGTTTATCTGGGGTGTTATATGGATAATACTACCAAACGTGTCCTTCCACATGCGCTGGCAGATGAACGAACCAACAACACACCAGGAGATTGTGCACGTCGTTGCAGTAACTACAGATATGCGGGCGTGGAG TACTGGTGGGAATGCTTTTGTGGTAATATCCTGAACGCAAATGAAGTGCCGGAAGAGAAATGTTCGTTACCCTGTCCAGGAAACAATCGCATCAAATGTGGTGGTTTTTCGAGGATAAGCATCTATACCAATTGgg AATGTGGTCCACCTCCTACAATAGCAAACGGAAATGCAACGTTACGCAATAGTTCCCATATAGCATACGGCTCAATCGCTGATGTTTACTGTGACTCTGGTTTCATTAGCAAACCCACAATCACTTGCCTTTCTAACACATCCTGGGAAAAAGCGACCTGCGAACAACAAG CTCTATATATTGGTGTCGGTGTGGCAGTTGGATTAGTGTGCGCAGTCGGAGCAGTGATTGTCATTATTGTACTACGAAGAAG AGGTTCATTTGCGTGCAAAAAAGGGAAGAATACTGACACAAATGACACTTCTACCGTCGGATCACTCACGTTAGCAATCAGATCGCATGGCAATGAaggtgaaaataataaatattgcgtGCAATCAGTCGAAGGCAATGTCGATCATTATAACTCAGCAGATGAACCAAATGAGGGCAATAGAGATACTGATCATTATTATTCAAACGAGGTCACTGAACAAACATATGATCGTATGAAAGATGGTAACGATGAGTATGACCTCACAACGAATACCGTATCATCTGAATTCGATACCAGGAAACGGGAAAATATCTACAACAAACTCAAGACAGACCAGCACGGAGACTATGACCACTTTGCAAGATCCGAGCATAACATGTCCCGTACGGGCAACGACTACGATACCACTTATTTGGCGAGCAAGAACGACGGCATCGGAGACTATAATCATGTTGTTAGTGCAACCATTGAACGAGTAAATTGCACAAAAGATCGTGAACAAGGTGGCTATGATTTTTTGCATGGGATAAAGACAAAACTTCCACCATGCGACGATACAGATTATGCTCACACTAAAATTTAG